Proteins from a genomic interval of Desulfofustis limnaeus:
- a CDS encoding cytochrome C oxidase subunit IV family protein gives MMEEQEQAHQLSYRFLALILGGLLALTGVTVAVSYVDWGFLNVPISLFVASSKATLVLLFFMHIKYEGMAIKVSFISTVLFLAIMISFTFWDVAFR, from the coding sequence ATGATGGAAGAACAAGAACAGGCCCATCAGCTGAGCTATCGATTCCTGGCCCTGATATTGGGCGGTCTGCTGGCGCTGACCGGGGTCACGGTGGCCGTCTCCTATGTCGACTGGGGGTTTCTCAATGTGCCGATCAGCCTCTTTGTCGCCTCCAGCAAGGCCACGCTGGTACTGCTGTTTTTCATGCACATCAAATATGAGGGGATGGCGATCAAGGTGTCCTTTATCAGCACCGTGTTGTTTCTCGCCATCATGATCAGTTTCACGTTCTGGGACGTGGCGTTTCGCTAA
- the coxB gene encoding cytochrome c oxidase subunit II, with translation MDPVRGVDLAFWYILGISIIMLIGITVVMIAFVIIYRRSRHPVPVDIRDNLNLEVVWTVLPTLIALTMFWVGWQSYLGLRQVPDDALEIDVAGQMFSWIFVYPNDKETENLLVVPQGRAVKLNISSWDVLHSFYIPSYRIKVDAVRGMDTYAWFFADKAGEYDILCTEYCGLGHAEMLAKLRIVPEAEYLSWLEEE, from the coding sequence ATGGATCCCGTCAGAGGCGTAGACCTGGCATTCTGGTACATACTCGGTATCTCGATCATCATGTTGATCGGCATTACCGTAGTGATGATTGCCTTTGTCATCATCTACCGGCGCAGCCGCCATCCAGTGCCGGTCGATATCCGGGACAACCTCAACCTCGAGGTGGTCTGGACGGTGCTGCCGACGCTGATCGCGCTGACCATGTTCTGGGTGGGCTGGCAATCCTACCTGGGGTTGCGTCAGGTCCCCGATGATGCGCTCGAGATCGACGTGGCGGGACAGATGTTTTCCTGGATCTTCGTCTACCCCAACGATAAGGAAACGGAAAACCTGCTGGTGGTGCCGCAGGGGCGTGCTGTCAAGTTGAACATCTCCTCCTGGGACGTGCTGCACAGCTTCTATATTCCGTCCTATCGGATCAAAGTAGACGCCGTCCGGGGCATGGATACGTATGCCTGGTTCTTTGCCGATAAGGCCGGCGAATACGATATCCTGTGCACCGAGTACTGCGGCCTCGGGCATGCCGAGATGTTGGCCAAGCTGCGCATTGTCCCGGAAGCCGAATACCTGAGCTGGCTCGAGGAAGAATGA
- a CDS encoding UbiA family prenyltransferase, whose translation MMERRATALSTSSGLTGVALLARLLQVAKLPLCSAVAASALVGLVLAGDRLDSRAVALFFAVLLLAGGAAALNNCQDQVYDRFFGRTRERPVARGDLPVSVALVMAALLFVAGAAVLVVTSRSLSPLLVSLLVVVLYNGIYTRLKQKTSWALLPGAICGALPPLIGWLAGGGEQGGFGLVLVMVFMAVWQVPHFWLVLLDHRNDYRQAPYPSLADELSLPALHMVTFIWAAAFMSLVHTFFLVERSLSYGLVMINSISSLIVLAVFARELFCRRLPRYRVLFHVHNGFLLLLMTLVVTDNLWR comes from the coding sequence ATGATGGAGCGCCGAGCGACAGCGCTGAGCACTTCGTCCGGATTGACCGGCGTAGCGCTGCTCGCTCGTTTGCTGCAGGTTGCCAAACTGCCCTTGTGCTCGGCGGTCGCTGCCTCGGCCCTGGTCGGCTTGGTGCTGGCCGGCGACCGATTGGACAGCCGGGCCGTCGCTCTTTTTTTCGCCGTGCTGCTGCTGGCTGGCGGTGCTGCGGCCCTCAACAACTGCCAGGACCAGGTCTATGACCGGTTCTTTGGACGCACCCGGGAGCGGCCGGTGGCCCGCGGCGACCTGCCGGTCTCCGTGGCTCTGGTGATGGCGGCCTTGCTCTTCGTTGCCGGTGCGGCGGTGCTGGTGGTGACCTCCCGCTCCCTGAGCCCGCTGCTGGTGTCGTTGCTGGTGGTGGTCCTGTACAACGGCATCTACACCAGGTTGAAACAAAAGACCAGTTGGGCCTTGCTGCCGGGAGCGATCTGCGGGGCCTTGCCACCCCTGATCGGTTGGCTGGCCGGGGGCGGGGAGCAGGGCGGTTTTGGGCTGGTGCTGGTCATGGTTTTCATGGCCGTCTGGCAGGTACCGCACTTCTGGCTGGTACTGCTCGACCATCGCAACGATTACCGCCAGGCGCCCTATCCGAGCCTGGCCGACGAACTGTCTCTGCCGGCCTTGCATATGGTAACGTTTATCTGGGCGGCGGCCTTCATGTCTCTGGTTCATACCTTTTTTCTGGTCGAAAGATCTTTGTCCTACGGGCTTGTCATGATCAACAGCATCAGCTCTCTGATTGTGCTGGCGGTGTTTGCCCGTGAATTGTTTTGTCGACGACTGCCGCGTTACCGCGTGCTGTTTCATGTGCATAACGGTTTTTTGTTGCTGCTGATGACTCTTGTTGTCACGGATAACCTGTGGCGGTAA
- a CDS encoding ArsC family (seleno)protein, translating to MSCKKAREALQHKGASIEVVVDAKKNAIGAEAAWQRLATAAEVHVASGRNVVSYRPQPDNKDDLLSKAVGRSGNLRAPTLLVGEHLLIGYNDALYERFLEKLRKY from the coding sequence GTGTCGTGCAAAAAGGCTCGGGAGGCCTTGCAGCACAAAGGGGCGAGCATCGAGGTGGTGGTCGATGCGAAGAAGAACGCTATCGGCGCGGAAGCTGCCTGGCAGCGTCTGGCGACAGCGGCAGAGGTGCATGTGGCCAGTGGCCGGAACGTCGTCAGTTATCGGCCCCAGCCGGATAACAAAGACGATCTGCTGAGCAAGGCGGTGGGGCGCAGCGGCAACCTCCGGGCCCCGACCCTCCTGGTTGGAGAGCACCTGCTTATCGGTTACAACGACGCCTTGTACGAACGGTTCTTGGAGAAACTCCGGAAATATTAA
- a CDS encoding rubredoxin, with translation MQKWECPCGYVYDPAEGDVENGVDPGTAWENLPDGWVCPVCGAEKDAFWKYDG, from the coding sequence ATGCAGAAATGGGAATGTCCGTGCGGTTATGTGTACGATCCGGCCGAAGGTGATGTGGAAAACGGTGTCGATCCGGGTACGGCCTGGGAGAATCTGCCCGACGGTTGGGTCTGTCCGGTCTGCGGCGCCGAAAAGGACGCCTTCTGGAAATACGACGGTTGA
- a CDS encoding NAD(P)/FAD-dependent oxidoreductase: protein MTHFTPARSFDVVIVGGGPAGLFGAFYLAEHSSLRVLVIDKGRSPRNRRCPIKDSGCIHCQPCNILCGIGGAGLFSDGKLNFIHKLGKTDLTQFLPESAAKALIDETEAIFNRFGMDGPVFPTDQDKAHRIRLEARKQGIDLLLIKQKHLGSDNLPGHIAAMADYIGSRGVVFHHLEEAQDIIVENGAVTGLVTDQATYRTPCIIMAPGRVGAEWIGGVARKNGIPVSQRGIEVGVRVEVHNEIMQDLCSVIYDPTFFIRTSRYDDQTRTFCTNFGGFVALENYQHFVCVNGHAYTDRKSDNSNFAFLSKVVLTDPVEDNQAYGESIGRLATLIGGGKPILQRYGDLKRGRRSTWNRIRNSYIDPTLKNVTCGDIAMALPERILSNIIDGLEQLNQVVPGVANDETMLYAPEIKFFATQVETDNHLETVINGLFMAGDGPGVAGNIVSATATALIPAKEIIRRAAEGR from the coding sequence ATGACTCATTTTACTCCAGCACGCTCCTTTGACGTGGTCATCGTCGGCGGCGGCCCGGCCGGCCTGTTCGGCGCCTTTTACCTGGCCGAGCACTCCAGCCTCAGGGTGCTGGTCATCGACAAAGGACGATCGCCACGCAACCGTCGTTGCCCGATCAAGGACTCGGGGTGTATCCACTGTCAGCCGTGCAATATCCTGTGCGGAATCGGCGGGGCCGGGTTGTTTTCCGACGGCAAGCTCAATTTCATTCATAAACTGGGCAAGACCGATTTGACCCAGTTCCTGCCGGAATCGGCGGCCAAGGCCCTGATCGACGAGACCGAAGCGATCTTCAACCGCTTCGGCATGGACGGGCCGGTCTTCCCCACCGATCAGGACAAGGCCCATCGGATCAGGCTGGAGGCGCGCAAGCAGGGCATCGACCTGCTGCTCATCAAACAGAAGCACCTGGGCAGCGACAACCTGCCCGGCCATATCGCCGCCATGGCCGATTATATCGGTTCCCGGGGCGTGGTCTTTCACCACCTGGAAGAGGCGCAGGACATCATCGTCGAAAACGGGGCAGTAACCGGACTGGTCACCGATCAAGCCACCTACCGGACACCGTGCATCATCATGGCGCCCGGCCGGGTCGGTGCCGAATGGATTGGCGGCGTGGCCCGCAAAAACGGTATCCCCGTTTCCCAGCGCGGTATCGAGGTGGGCGTCAGGGTCGAGGTGCACAACGAGATCATGCAGGATCTCTGCTCGGTCATCTACGACCCGACCTTCTTCATCAGGACCAGCCGTTACGACGACCAGACCCGCACCTTCTGCACCAACTTCGGCGGCTTTGTCGCCCTCGAGAACTACCAGCATTTCGTCTGCGTCAACGGCCACGCCTACACCGACCGCAAGAGCGACAACAGCAACTTCGCTTTTCTCTCCAAGGTGGTGCTCACCGACCCGGTGGAGGACAACCAGGCCTACGGTGAGTCCATCGGCAGACTGGCCACCCTGATCGGCGGCGGCAAGCCAATCCTGCAGCGCTACGGAGACCTGAAACGGGGCCGGCGCTCAACCTGGAATCGTATCCGTAACTCCTATATCGATCCAACGTTGAAGAACGTGACCTGCGGCGATATCGCCATGGCCCTGCCGGAGCGGATCCTCTCCAATATCATCGACGGCCTGGAGCAATTGAACCAGGTGGTTCCCGGTGTCGCCAACGACGAGACCATGCTCTACGCCCCGGAAATCAAATTCTTCGCGACCCAGGTGGAGACGGACAACCATCTGGAAACCGTCATCAACGGGCTGTTCATGGCCGGGGACGGTCCCGGCGTCGCTGGCAACATCGTCTCGGCGACGGCCACCGCGCTGATCCCGGCAAAAGAGATCATCAGACGAGCGGCGGAAGGACGGTGA